From the Quercus lobata isolate SW786 chromosome 6, ValleyOak3.0 Primary Assembly, whole genome shotgun sequence genome, one window contains:
- the LOC115994379 gene encoding UDP-glucuronate:xylan alpha-glucuronosyltransferase 1-like: MRGAMGTSPQAVEARHRLSASIEDVYKRRTNKSKAKPFHISFQEKSSRCKLPLLKFVLLIIVSGTFVTLLYSPEVYNNNQPVHAGSRPSFVNSWIWGGSDARYISNLDIDWDDIMKVLEKLTDNNENQGIGLLNFNENEINHWKQLIPDVKTVVLHLDYAAKNVTWDSLYPEWIDEEEESEVPICPSLPRLKAPGIRLDLIAVKLPCRNEGNWSRDVARLHLQLAAAGLAASAKGFYPVHLLFVTSCFPIPNLFTCKDLVAREGNAWLYKPHLNALREKVQLPVGSCELALPLRGNEMVYTEHVHREAYATILHSAHVYVCGAIAAAQSIRMSGSTRDLVILVDETISRYYRSGLEAAGWKIRTIQRIRNPKAEKDAYNEWNYSKFRLWQLTDYDRIIFIDADLLILRNIDFLFKMPQISATGNNGTLFNSGVMVIEPSNCTFQLLMDHINEFESYNGGDQGYLNEVFTWWHRIPKHMNFLKNFWIGDEEEVKQMKTRLFGAEPPVLYVLHYLGVKPWLCFRDYDCNWNVDIFQEFASDVAHEKWWKVHDAMPMLLQQFCLLQSKQKAQLEWDRRQAEIANYTDGHWRIKVKDQRLKKCIDTYCSWKSMLKHWGETNWTDEDPFTPTPPAISRASLSRM, encoded by the exons ATGAGAGGAGCAATGGGTACATCCCCTCAGGCTGTTGAGGCTAGACATCGTTTGTCTGCATCAAT TGAAGACGTCTATAAAAGAAGAACAAACAAAAGCAAAGCTAAGCCTTTCCATATTTCCTTTCAAGAAAAAAGTTCAAGATGCAAACTTCCTCTTCTGAAATTTGTCTTACTAATTATTGTATCTGGCACTTTTGTAACACTCCTATACTCTCCAGAGGTTTACAATAACAATCAGCCAGTACATGCTGGTTCTAG GCCTAGTTTTGTGAACAGCTGGATATGGGGTGGATCAGATGCTCGTTATATATCAAATCTTGATATTGACTGGGATGATATTATGAAAGTTCTTGAGAAGTTGACTGATAATAATGAAAATCAGGGAATTGGACTTTTAAACTTCAATGAGAATGAAATCAATCACTGGAAGCAGCTTATTCCTGATGTCAAAACCGTTGTTCTGCACCTAGACTATGCTGCAAAAAATGTGACTTGGGATTCCTTATACCCAGAATGGattgatgaggaagaagaatCTGAAGTTCCCATTTGCCCATCTTTACCAAGGCTTAAAGCTCCCGGAATACGGCTTGATCTCATAGCTGTTAAACTTCCTTGTCGAAATGAGGGGAATTGGTCAAGAGATGTGGCTCGGTTGCACCTGCAGCTTGCAGCTGCTGGTTTAGCAGCCTCTGCCAAAGGCTTTTATCCTGTGCATTTGCTTTTTGTTACCAGTTGTTTTCCAATACCAAATCTTTTTACTTGCAAGGACCTTGTTGCACGTGAAGGAAATGCATGGTTATACAAACCACACTTGAATGCATTGAGAGAAAAAGTACAGCTCCCAGTAGGTTCTTGCGAACTTGCACTTCCTCTCCGGGGCAATG AGATGGTTTACACAGAACATGTGCACCGAGAAGCATATGCAACAATTCTCCATTCAGCTCATGTTTATGTTTGTGGAGCTATTGCTGCTGCCCAGAGCATCCGCATGTCTGGGTCCACCCGAGACCTTGTGATACTTGTAGATGAGACAATCAGTAGATACTACAGAAGTGGACTTGAGGCTGCAGGATGGAAGATTAGGACAATCCAAAGGATAAGGAACCCCAAAGCTGAGAAAGATGCATATAATGAATGGAATTACAGCAAGTTCCGGTTATGGCAGTTAACAGATTATGACAGGATCATTTTCATTGATGCTGATTTGCTTATACTCAGAAACATTGATTTCTTATTTAAGATGCCACAGATTTCTGCAACAGGGAACAATGGTACACTTTTTAACTCTGGTGTAATGGTTATTGAGCCATCAAATTGTACTTTCCAGCTTTTGATGGATCACATTAATGAGTTTGAGTCCTACAATGGAGGGGACCAAGGATACTTGAATGAAGTTTTTACATGGTGGCATAGGATTCCAAAACACATGAATTTCTTGAAGAACTTCTGGATTGGTGATGAAGAAGAGGTAAAGCAAATGAAAACTAGGCTCTTCGGTGCTGAGCCTCCAGTTCTGTATGTCCTTCACTATCTGGGTGTGAAGCCATGGCTGTGCTTCCGGGACTATGATTGTAATTGGAATGTTGATATATTCCAAGAGTTTGCCAGTGATGTGGCTCATGAAAAGTGGTGGAAAGTACATGATGCAATGCCAATGCTGTTGCAGCAGTTTTGCCTGTTgcaatcaaagcaaaaggcacAACTAGAATGGGACCGTAGGCAAGCTGAGATAGCAAACTACACAGATGGTCATTGGAGGATTAAAGTTAAGGATCAACGTTTAAAGAAATGCATAGACACTTACTGCTCCTGGAAGAGCATGTTAAAGCACTGGGGTGAGACAAATTGGACAGATGAGGACCCTTTTACTCCAACGCCTCCTGCAATTTCAAGAGCATCTCTCTCTAGAATGTGA
- the LOC115994381 gene encoding uncharacterized protein LOC115994381, which translates to MTKLRKLNRPTGHRISMLRTMVSQLVKHERIETTVAKAKEIRRLADNMVQLGKEGSLCAARRAAAFVRGDDVIHKLFTELAYRYKDRTGGYTRLLRTRIRVGDAAPMAYIEFIDRENELRQSKPPTPQPPQKAPLDPWTRSRLQKQFAPPKEEKSEPEI; encoded by the exons ATGACGAAGTTGAGGAAGCTAAATCGGCCCACGGGGCACCGAATTTCCATGCTCAG AACAATGGTGTCCCAGTTGGTGAAGCATGAGCGTATCGAAACCACTGTTGCCAAG GCAAAAGAAATTCGGCGGCTTGCTGATAACATGGTGCAGCTTGGAAAAGAG GGTTCCCTTTGTGCTGCTAGGCGTGCTGCAGCCTTTGTGCGAGGAGATGATGTCATTCACAAGCTATTTACAGAACTGGCTTATCGATACAA AGATAGAACAGGTGGATACACAAGACTACTGCGGACTCGTATTCGAGTTGGTGATGCTGCTCCAATGGCCTATATTGA GTTTATCGACCGAGAAAATGAACTTAGACAGTCGAAGCCCCCAACTCCTCAGCCACCACAAAAAGCTCCACTTGATCCTTGGACAAGATCCAGGCTCCAAAAGCAGTTCGCTCCACCTAAAGAGGAGAAATCAGAGCCTGAGATATGA